The DNA segment ATATTATTCcataataatataatgattCGAATTTCTGTTTCAAATAAATGGTTGCAATTAGTAAAGTTGTTTTGATCAAAAGTGTAGCCGCAGGATTAAACCTTCTATTTGTATGTTGCTGCCATTCGTTGTGTCTTTACCTTTTTCGGTTTCCTTTGCATTGAAATACTAAAAACATGTGTCAGCTTTGTCTGATTTCGTTCTCATACACACTGTTGtttctattatgttttttttacccACGTCTGTGTGTAGTCCGTTTTTGGCTTTATACAAAAAACCACATAGCTCAATACTGCCACCACCTGTAACAGATAActacaaatttgaattttttttgctgaattaaattaaaatttattttggatcagaattaaatactattatttatagagataacaaaattatttaacatcacaacaaattatttgtatacactgaaacattttttaaaacaaactaaaacatagtttttttatgagtctaaattatcttttataatcaaaatattattttcatatgctcattaaacatttttacaaaattatttttaaaatttaggccctcttcacaattaaatacatctaaaataatttctttccagaaaaacaaaatatttctaatttatttcccatgtttcttttatataatttaaatcaactctaaaatattttcaacacaATCAAGTCTTCAAGCAAATTATCTTTATGTTATATACAAACAGCATCCTGACAGATAGTATTTATATCACTTACAGTAAAAATATACAAACAACACCctgacaaatattattttttcacttacaGTCTAATGATACAAACAGCACCCTGACAAATAGTATTTATTTCACTTACAGTAAAATACCGACCCGTGCATCACACGGGCACTCCACTAGTTGTTAATAAAATGAGAACAGACATGACTAAGTCATGAAACAAATTCATGTTCAGTGCAATATCCATTAGCTGCAAACAAACTAAGAGGTCTTGACCATCTCATCATTCCTTAACTTGATAAGGATGCAATTGAGATTGTAAAGATCAATTacttttacataataaaataatttgaaaatgagaTTGTAAAGATCAATTACCTCACGTGATGCCACAAAGCTATTAACGGTGATCCACTAgccatacaattaatatatcatATGAACAAGGAATGATGGATGTAATGACAATTAGTCACCTGAATTTCATGCAACGAAAGTCCTGATATCTCATTCAACTTTATGGCAATTGATAAGCATGCAATAGAAAGCAATTCAAGCATCCAGTATTCCCAATCCTGGTAAAAGTAATGCTCATTATCACTTCtcatatatgttaaaaaagtaCGTAATCAACAAATGTTGCAAACTGATAAATAACCTACAATCCTTACATTGCATTGACAAATGGATACAAAGCGATGAAGATAATTAATAGTCAAGAAAACTATCCCAAAAGAAAGATTAAAGTGGCTTCTACACTGCATACACATGAAAGAATCAAGTGGAATTAAGAAGTTTATTGATGAGTAATGATGTACTTTGTTCAGCAAAAATGGACAGAGCAAAGTACAAGGTAAGGACACCATTTAGCCTGAGAAGTCATTTTCTTTACACACAAATGATTACAAATgccatctatttttattttgaatatttttgtgcaaacaaagtaaaattttctaaatttattattaaaataagaaataaagagagaaaatatttcCACAAGAACAGCAGTTAAGTTATATATTTGTGTTAAAGTTTGAAACGCCAAAGGAAACTTACCTTGATAAACCATTGAATAACTCTACAGCTAGGAAAAATGAAATTGTTGTAGTGTAAGTACTTTGTATAGTCAGGTTCGGGCAAGCACAAGACCTCCTTCTCTAGACACACTGCAAAAACCTCTTCAAACTCTTCATTTTCATAACTCTTTAGTGCAACAGGGTCACTAATAACTTCTTCAAAAGTATTTGCAGACTTTGAAAGCCACACCTCATCACATAGCAAATTATCCATACATACCATGAATTGAAAGCTAAAAGTTAATAATGTGTGAGCCTTTCTAAAAACTAACGTtgaggtttaattttttttaacagcaaattatgtattatattaaatataggaACTTAGTACAGCAAATTATGAAACCCCAATTAATTTAACTGAACAGGACTAACTTAGAAGCTTAATCGAATCCCTACTAGAGTTAATTTTTCATAGCTAGAAAATACTTATTATTTTGTGTCAACAGAAGATTTGATTATTATAGAAATGCACATGGCTAGTGGTAGACTCTTATTATTACTTATACGAGGGTGCAGTGGTAATGCCTATGTAAATAATAGTTTATACACAGACTACGTCCAGTCAAGTCATACCAGACTTCTTTTAGGAAATAAACTAGcttaatgattttataaaagtatAACTAGTTAAAAATGTTACACCTTAAgtcattcaaaaaatattttaaagcctaacagattattttattatataaatgtaaatgtttatataaacctttatgttattattattattattaaaatcataaatttatttacttttttaaatgttaggaatgttgatatatataaaaaagtcaaATTTATAAGTTTATTGAAGGATAAATCTATGTTTATTTTGAAGTATGAttgcaaaatgaatttttaaataagttatcgTGTATCTTATATTAGACCTTAAAGATAAGCTTATAAAACAATAGTCAgactcattttttataaaaggttcatttgtttaagttttttttaaaaaaacatactaacaaattaataattaagcagTTTTTCATGtgtttgtctaaattatttttttgttaagaaaacagaaaattgcttttttttaataaataaactttatctacttttagaaaaacattttaaaaacattcttaaaaaaattactttagacAAATTTGCCCAAAGTCTAACGTACCTATTCTTTCCCTAGTTCCCTGCCTTGAGtagtagttattttatttttataagccacatctaagtaaaaaaaagaatatattatgaattaaaaagtcagatttatgttttaaaagaaGTCTATAACAAGTAACAAGTCAGACTTAAAGGCcaaaatggatgttaaaaaaaattaggttacGTCAagcttaaaaagaagtctataacaaataacaagtcagatttatgttttcaatattttaaaataagatagttctaattatataaaacttTGTTTCCCAATCCATTTCCACTCTTATGTCtattaaactcttattttatttattataaaactttatttatgttttagtcAAAATTCCaatcctttttgttttattcctCATAcatttgaaagtaaaaaaagagatTGTGAAAAAGAAGTACCTTGTTGTAGCAAAGAAACCAAGGGCTATCATCATTTCCCACCCACTAATGTTGAGGctgcaaaaaaatattcaaatatgcATTTATACTATGATTAAATAAACAGATTAATTTCAATATGAACAAGCAGGGATATCATGTCTCTTATatcttattatgaaatttagaaacaaaagtaaaagaacAAGATTACCATATGGCCAGAGCATCAATAGACACTTCAGCATTTTTCATGTTGCCTGTAAGAAGAATCAAAACAGTGTTGTACCGGATCTCAAGACTGTAAAAGGAACCATATGGCAGGGCCTGCTAGCACCCACATCTTCTTGCTTTCTTCCCATGCCCTTTTTTCCTCAATGACTCTTCCTTTTCAACACTCTGTCTATAGCACAAATTTATTGCCAAATTTAtattagatataatttttaaaaaaagagatcCAAAAAAGTTAGAGGTCATTATAGCTTCCCCAAATTCGGATAGCAATAGTAAACATTATAAATTCGACTTACaggaataaataaaacaaggaAAAGAACTTTATGCAGCAAGTCCTCTTGTATAGTAACATCCTGGGGTTAAGCCATATAAGGATTAAGGAGAGAACCCAAAAATTGGTCTACATCACTTGGGGGTAGACAACGCAAGGCTTTTGTGTTCAGATAATGTTGTCACAACTACAAGACTAGAACAACATCTTTCCAACAAGCATAATGTTGGTATCCTATGAAATGTAGTTCaccatgaaaataaagaaagacaGGAAATAACGCACAAGGTAATCAACTTCACAACTTCACCAAGTTCTTCAAAAGTACGAAGTCCTGCAGATTTCAGAAATAAAATCATCTCAGTTTATACAACTTCTACATATCAAATCATGTAAACACTAGAAATCTTGAATAACTTTTCTTTTATGTAATCAAAATAGGAATGTGCTCTATCATGTAAATAAATGTAGCAAACCATCTTGACATTGTAAAAGACGCCAATGCTTTCTTGAGAATGCTTGGTTATTGATATTCTGATTTGACAAATCTGAGTCTATTTCCCGTGTCCAGTCAAAAACTGATTCCGGAGGACCTGCATCTCAAGAAAGGAAAGGTTTAAATATAGACTGTAGGAGTAATTGCAAGCCCACAAGCTCTAGGGATACAAAGTAGACCATTTCCAACTGTGGTCCTCAACAAATTTGGATGAGGTTCATCTTCATCCTCCTGAGCACTGAACCTGGtgatccaaaaaatatattggatCCAAAAAGTTGTCAAAAACTGTGGGCACATagtcctattttttttattttttttccaacaagAGCAAGTTAAACACAAACTAAAACTTAACACATTCAAACAACTAAAACATCATGTGTTTTCGTACCATGGAGAATGTGTTGTTGGTGTAAGAGATGAGCAAAATAGAATCCCACCACTACACATAGAGTTTGGTCCATGCTTGTTTCCGAATCCCACCACTACAATCAAAcaaaaagcaaaattaaaacCCATTTCACGAAATCCCCAAATTCACAATCTCTACTATTCTAACACAACAAAATCGGATTTTTCAGTAGAaaatgggaaaaaaagaaaaactaaggaTATTGAACATTGTGGGTATAGGCATCTTAACACAACCCTTACCTCTTAGAGCGGCAGCAATATTAGGGTTAGGTGTTTTTGTTCTCACAAAAACCCTACCCTTCGCCGGAGACGGGACGGAGCACAGGTTGGGAAATGTCCACGACGAGCTTGTGGAGGTCAGGGCAGGGTGAAGGGCGAGAGTGAGATGTATGGGAGGTCACGGCAGGGTGAAGGGTGAAGGGCGCAAGGAAGATGGAAGAAAGGCATGTGCGTTCCAAAGACTGaagcataaataattaataaaaataactacaaaTGAGACAAAGATGGTTTTTGTAAAAAACCGTAGTAATAGGCTTACAAATAAAGacggttttataaaaaccgtctTTGTAACGTTTGTATCAAAAGTGGTTTACAAGACCCGTCGTTAAGCTTTATAAAAAGTtgatattaatttcaaaaatgccaccgcaaGCTTTATTACATCGATTATTTCATAACCGACTTAGAATGTTGAATCACACTTTTGTAGTAGTGCAGTACctaaagtaaataaaaacaaagctgTCATATTTGCAGTGCTGGAATTAATGATCAAATAGtcaaaaaaagagaaacaagagAAAAGTAAAAGTTCTTTTGGTTGAAGGCTAAAAGCAAAGTAAAAGCAGAAGCAAACATACAAATATTGAAGTCTTTATAGTTGGTTgcaggaaattaaaaaaatcaaggcCACGTTGTATTTCCATGTCTTCTAAACATAATTAATGTTGCGAAATCTTCAAGTTTAAGACTGCCAAGACCTTGACAGGAGGGGATCTTCTACATATATGTAGGTTGAGGAAGTCAAACCTGAAAAGACAACTAGGGCAATTTTCCTGAGAAAAAGTCTTGTAACTTTATCTGTGGAACCTACTATGGCTTATGATTTCATGCACGACTTTATTAGACGATAGAGATTGTGTATTTGTTTATGATTCTTTATAGCACTTAGTTCATTCTCGTGTAAGTAGGACCTAATTAATTATACGCATTCAATCAATCGAACAGAAATCGAATTAATTTGGTTTGttaattaaatgaattgaaCCTAactatattaatcaaattatataatGTAATTTAATCCCATCATTTGAATAAGTTCTTAGCTTTGAAATTGATCCAAATCACATGGCAATTGTCAGGATTAAACTTGAATGGCCACTTTTAATGCAAGGAAAATTGgctttgaagatttttttttaaaaaaaggaatttggctttgaagaTGAAACTGGCTTCATAATAGCTATAGTTGATCATAACATTCTTTTCGGGCCGAGCAAAGGTGATAATGGCATTCGACACGAGGGAAGAAAAATTCACTCATCGCAAAAGAAAGTTTGtcgagaaaaaataatattgggaTTATCttcgttcttttttttttattttgtgcattTTCGCGATCGTTTTATAATCTTTACTTAAAAGAAGCTAAAATGTTAATATAGACATGTAATTGGTGGTCAGAATAAGAGATGACAAGATATAATGACAGTTAGAATAAGACGACAGAATATGagcataataaatttttaatcatgTTCAATATTTAGTGTGCATCATATACAAACCAAATAGTGATATGATATAATATAAACTATATTCAAATgataaatacatatattttttctaaaacttaaCTCTTAATTATGaacattgtaaaatttatataattttaactcaattatacaaaataatattttatttatgtagttaatttttaaaattataaaagaaatatacaattttaaaattatatttattattcaaataatttttaaaaaatattttggatgataattattaacttttaatagacttaaatattttaaaattataggtCCTTGATTAATGAcagatttttgttttaggtctctaataaaaaaatttcatacattATATCTCTGATAtattaaaattcttattttaaatttttgttatcaATTAAGTGATGATATAATATTATCTAAATCGTTTATTATACTATAAAAAATCATTCACAAGATGTTATGTGATCATTCAATATGTTATGTTAAGAATTCTAAAAGAAAGATATTTAAAAGAAAGACCAATCATTTAAAGGATCTCAAATTGTGTGTTTATTCACAAGGTGAACTCATTTCTTAATTTAGGGATTGTAGGTTTTGAGAGTGGATTTCTCTCTAGGGATGTTGTAGAAGGGTTCTACAAGTGTTTATTCTTGGAGGTATTTCAAGAAACTTTTAGAAAGGCTTCAAGAAGTGTCTTGATTGTTTTGTGtttatattcttataaattattagtTGAAATCTTAACAAGGTTTATTAGGTATTGGATATAGGTTATGGCAGTGGTGACTAAATTAGTATGaactttttttgtcttttctttctctAGTCCTTTAACTCTTTGAAAAGGgctaaaattacaaaatcaggCAAGAGTATAATCCAGGTATTTTTCTcccttatatatatttatctaacATTCTTAAATACACACGAGAAGCAGCTTACAAATGTGTCATACCGTACAAATATATCATGTCTTCATTTAGAAGGTTTAACGCAGAACATTTGtttcatgaataattttttatagtctttaagaatattttttatcaggAATATATTACAAGAAAATGTTATttccaaatattattaaaaaaatgtgtttgattaactactaaaattaattgaaaatacttttatattcttatgaataattaaaatatgtgtttggttgaattatttttcttgaaaatatatattataattattaaaatatttttattacgttaaatatatttttttacttaacgtAACCAATGTGCAAAAGCCTCACAATTTCTATCTCTCTGCATAAATGTTAAACAAGTATTAATTCTATCTAACAGTATACATATAATATAACCCTCTAgcaatgtattaattattttactatttcataataaacacctcataatttttttcatcctaaatttttttagactaaacaaattatcaataaaacaAACTTCTTCATATTGTGCGTTGCACTATTGTCTTatctcatcaaataataatatttatgtcTTATGCATATTATTTTTGCTACACGCACATGATGACACTTATTTTTGTGTCACTCATAAATTAGTATCAAATGAATGTAAGTCAATTGACAAAGGCAGATGAATTTATGAAGAAGGATTAATCTCATAGTGAATTCAAAGGACCTAAACTATTGAGAATACTTTGAGATATTATTGGAAAGTTTAAAGTCTTAATTACAGT comes from the Glycine soja cultivar W05 chromosome 6, ASM419377v2, whole genome shotgun sequence genome and includes:
- the LOC114416584 gene encoding putative cyclin-D7-1 isoform X1, with amino-acid sequence MVCMDNLLCDEVWLSKSANTFEEVISDPVALKSYENEEFEEVFAVCLEKEVLCLPEPDYTKYLHYNNFIFPSCRVIQWFIKCRSHFNLSFGIVFLTINYLHRFVSICQCNDWEYWMLELLSIACLSIAIKLNEISGLSLHEIQVTNCHYIHHSLFI
- the LOC114416584 gene encoding cyclin-D4-1-like isoform X2, with protein sequence MVCMDNLLCDEVWLSKSANTFEEVISDPVALKSYENEEFEEVFAVCLEKEVLCLPEPDYTKYLHYNNFIFPSCRVIQWFIKDWEYWMLELLSIACLSIAIKLNEISGLSLHEIQVTNCHYIHHSLFI
- the LOC114416585 gene encoding protein ENHANCED DISEASE RESISTANCE 2-like, translating into MCSGGILFCSSLTPTTHSPWFSAQEDEDEPHPNLLRTTVGNGPPESVFDWTREIDSDLSNQNINNQAFSRKHWRLLQCQDGLRTFEELGEVVKLITLMLLYKRTCCIKFFSLFYLFLQSVEKEESLRKKGHGKKARRCGC